The Chanodichthys erythropterus isolate Z2021 chromosome 5, ASM2448905v1, whole genome shotgun sequence sequence cgaTGATGTCAAAGCCAGAAATGATTTGgacatcattctaatatgctgacttGGTGATCAAGacacatttcttattaatttgtaaaaaaggttgtgctgcttaaagcgatttctgagaaatatTCGGACTGAGCAccacaacacacttgtagccaatcagcagtagggggcataAACACCCATGATGGTGGAGGAGAGAGATTTGaaaaaagactgtagaaagagagatggctgagagacattacaaaagagaaaagatcAGAGGAAAAATTACTGGAAAAAGAAGGGTTTTGATCAGGCAAGAACTTCAGGACCCGCATTAATATTAGAAcagctttccagcgctggagagagtATCTTTGGTTTTGCtatgtttcacagaaccaaGATATGCTGCTGTTGTAATGTTAGATATAGTATCAGGACAGTTTTGAGCGTCAATGCTTAGCTGGAGCTGGTGTGCTGCTGGCGACGAACAACCAACTCTTGCTTGTTGTATGTATGTTCCTTGTGTGCCGTTCCTCTTCTTCACTTTATCGTGAAGTatcattttgctttgttttaGCTATGATACAGACAGCCACCCTTGCATTGTGTGCTTGTTCCTTTTGCGTGTGGAGCAATGAaaggttgatttcaaatatcagcaGTTtgtcagaaatcacttactactgcgttaaatatttttgtggataccgtgatttatttatttatttattttcaggattctttgaatagaaagttcaaaagaacagaatttttttGAAGTAGcaatttttgtaacattataaatgtatttactgtcacatttgatcaatttaatgcgtccttgaataaaagtgttcatttctttccaaaaaaaaaaaaaaaaaaatcctaaattttgaatggtagtgtatttcACTGCACTGCTGTATGCTCTGTTTTATCGTGCAGACAATGCAAAATTGACTTTTTTGCTAGCCTTATTATAAGCTGTGACTTGAGCTTTAAGTTGTTTATAAATGGTGCAGTGAATGAAATAATATGACCAAGACTTGACTTTGTCCTTCACTATGGTATCTGCATCTGTCCTTTGGATTGTGTCTTGAAATCAGTTATGTATTGGATCATGATGAAAgctaattattttacattttaggcCTAAATAGATGATTTATGATGCAGTGGTCCCAAACAATATTTGAACACCgaaaaatgtatgaataataAAGTATCACACCATgtggcatttatttttttttaagagaaagTGAGTAAGCACACTTTTCAAACTAAATATTCACAAAAGCGTTGGTATGGTATCTAAATATTCACAAAAGTTTGGTATGGTATCTAAAGCAATGAAATTGATATTTTAAGTGTGGTTTGATTATCCAAGTGCTTTCCGAGAGAACTACGTGATTATTTCAGAGTCATTTGTTAAACAAATGTATCACTTGTTTGATGGGAAAGAATTAACAATGTAAACAGTTTATATTTCTGCACATCAGAATTTTGGTTTATTGCTAGTCAAAAGACAATTAATCcatatgtttaaaaaacatcttataaacaaatgtaattccTCCAGATAGGATGCTAAATTGTTATTTTCCTTCATGAACAGAAAAAAGAGTGGAAAAGTCAAGACTGCATACAAGCGTGAGTACGTCAACCTGGGTTGTGATGTTGACTTCGACTTTGCCGGCCCAACCATTCACGGCGCTGCAGTGGTGGGCTATGAGGGATGGCTCGCTGGTTACCAGATGTCCTTCGACACTGCCAAGTCCAAGATGACCCAGAACAACTTTGCTGTAGGTTATAAAACGGGAGACTTCCAGCTGCACACTAATGTGTAAGTCCTGAAGCGTCACTACATCATTCTAAGTGCATGTGACTGGGACCTGGTTTATTTTAGTGGAGGGAAGTGTTGATATAATGAGAAATTATGTACAGCTGGCTTTGACGTCAAGAATTTTACTATACGTTTTCCCTGGAGTGAAACATTGATTTTCTATAAATATTCCAGGCCATTGACAACCTGgacattcatttattattattcatttattcatgtaaaaatataaaatattgtaaaaagtaATGTTAAAGtcaatatacatattttttgtttgttctcGTCTCTGAAATATTTCATGTCTAGAAATTACTCTTTGTGAGTTCAATCTCAAATTACAAGAAAAGCCCTTTGTAGAAGTATCCTGGGTTGATGTGCatttataaaagtatttatttattgaaatttgtgGTTAAACAACTGTATGCAGCTGACTACCTGACGAAGTTATTTTAGCTTTACCAATTAATAGACACTGaacttccttgaaaataaatgccagTACAGAGCTAcaacaaccataatgaaatgacccTTCATAAAAGATAATGCTTaacaatgaactctgttagagagctacatatggcaatttatttgttaaataaaataccttactcgCCGATTGAGTAATAAAAACGCCATCTCCTCTTCACTTTTATATCATTTCAAATTCCACCGTTCTCATAATCTCtgaaaagccaagccaatgttgattcttgttttattacgaacTCTGTCGTGTTCTCTTTTTccagcagactctcctctgtttggcatttttgtaaaaatgggTGATTTCCCCAAAGTTTTGAGATTTTAGCTGttccatgtcaacctttctcaCTCATTGAAACAACTAACCTATGCCATTCCCACACCATACACACATCAAAGAAGCCAGAGCAACTTTTCTGTATTTACAGATATGACAAGAGACACACTGGCGAGTGACATTTGTATGCAATTTCAGACGAAATTGCATCCCGACaggtttaaaatataaatgatagGCTTACTATAGTGAATCAGGCTAagacaaaacatattttttaaggtTTGATGATGACTCAATTAGATTGTTAATtttgaaggggaaaaaaagttacatagtgtacctttttAAGGACAGTATTTTTTAACCTTGTCTTAATGattcattaatttttttctgtccctccaGTAATGATGGCTCAGAGTTTGGTGGCTCCATCTACCAGAAAGTGAGTGATAAACTGGAGACAGCGGTGAATCTGGCCTGGACAGCAGGAAACAACAGCACGCGCTTCGGCATTGCTGCCAAGTATCAGCTGGACAAAGACGCCTCCATCAGTGTGAGTAAACTTGCATtgcttttacagaaatcacaaGTTGGGACACCTGTTTCTGCATCTAAACGTCATTTCTAAATGTACTTTTCTCCATAAATAGAAAAGGGTGTAGTGAATATTGATTCACTAATGCGTTCTGATGGTCTCAAATGACTCTTCTTATTCATAattattaatgcattattattaatCTGCACTGTCCTTTATGCCATGAAAATGTGCCTTTACACTGCAAATAAATGTATACGGGAACCTCAGGATAAATTTAAGAGCTAAGGCCAAAAAGGCTTGAGTAAGCATTATTTTACAGCATCTTACAAAACTAAGCAGTGTTTTGCATAATTTCCTCTATATTTAAAGGAAATGGGTGTATATACACAGGAATTACAGTTAGAGGACATGATGTGTTGCACTCTAAATTTGTTGATCAGTAGTTCTCATTCCCATTCAAAGATGTTGATTGATAGTGACAAAGCTTAATGCTGCTGTGATGCAAAAAAAGAAATCCCCAGAGCCGCCACAACCTCTGATTTCCATTGGCAGAACAGACATATTTTAGTACAGCTTTTATATCGATTCTTCACACAGAATTTGGCATCGACCCACTGCCATAGATTTGTGCCCGTTTATGAGGCGCTTGAAGATTCCCACTGCTAATAAAAGTACAGCTTTTGTTTAAGAGGCTGGAACTCAGGCTCCTCATGAACATGTTTGTGATTTGAATGTTACATTTGGCTTTGCATGTGCACACTGTTTTCAGAAATGAGTAATTGTTCTCTCATTTCAACAGGCTAAAGTGAATAACACCAGCCTTGTTGGTGTTGGTTATACTCAGACTCTGAGACCAGGTACAGTCTTGCGTTTCCTCTtattatatatgcatattaattttttatatatatatatatatatatatatatatatatatatatatatatatatatatatatatatatatatatatatatatatatatatatatatatatatatatatataatccttTATTTTGTATCTCACAAAAGTTTATAGTTGGTATCTGTCCACCCACAAAATATGATTGACTTTGGAGACTGATAATAATACTTGAAACATGAAACGTCAGATTTTAATAATACTGTTTTGATGTAGACTTCTGCATTTATGTGGTAAAGATGCTGTGTAAAAGGTCCAGTGATTAAATCTGTGGTGGTTTTTCAGGTATCAAGTTGACTCTGTCGGCCATGGTTGATGGAAAGAGCATCAATTCCGGTGGCCACAAGCTGGGCTTGGGCCTGGAGCTGGAGGCCTAAACCTGCTCCTGCTTAACATCAGGGACAAGGGAATATCAGAGAAATCTGGCCTTAAATCTAACTCCATCAGCAACCAGCAGGGGGATTCGGGATGGGATGTGTGCAAAAGCTCATCAAATGTCATGGTGTTTCTTTTTATCCCCTCCTGGTCCAAATGCCCTTTGTATTTGTTTGTAGTTGTTCTCTTACAGACATTCAGCTACaaattaagtttttcatctgTCTCCAGCACTGCCGCAGTAATTAAACTCTCTGGAACTGAGGGCATCTGTGGCTTCCTGTTGTGTTCATTTCTCAGTTAGACGGTGGTGGGTTTGTGACAAAACTGTCTCTGATTTCATCATTTGTATTGTATCTGATATTCCTTAGTCGTCTGAATGCGACTCAAGCAACTACTTAACTCGATATTAAAGGTTATACCTGCTATTATTTAAATACTGTTAAACCGTTTTCTTCTTTCCATGCACGCAAGGACGAGCTTAAGCAGTTTACTTTTCCTTCAGCAGCCATCCAGAGTAATCATTATACATGAAGTCTGCCCTTGAACTTAGCAGTTTTTGGGTAGCCTAATAGGGAGATGAACGCTGGTGCTCCTAGCTGGCATGGCTGGccttttgttttcatttgcaGCACAGAGACGACTATCCGTAGTTCACCGTGAAGGTGGAACAGGTGGTTTGAGTTCAGTACTTTTTGCTCCCGGTGTTGCATTATGATCCTGATTCCCTGAGGCCATGCTTTCACAATACCTCAGAGGTCCTTATGTGTATGTTTGAACTTTtcaataaactatttaaacaaaTCTATGATACAGGTCTTATTGATTACAAAGCAGATGAGTTTTCATACATAAACTCGAGCTCAGAAATGTGTTAGCAAACCAAAAATGGGCCTGCCGGTCTGTTCCGACAGGATTGTGGACGTGCAGTAGGGGGAAAAAAGGTGGCAAGTGTCCACAACCCTATTGGAAGTCTAATTAACAGGGTTAttcacttttaaatggtagAATAAAAGCCTCTTGTATTGATTTTATGTTCAGTCAAATTCTTCAGTATTTGGGCAGAAATTAATGTTACTTtggtttaaaaaacaaaacatggtaccactgcttgttttgtttttaatgattgTTTCAATCCTAAGTGGTCTTTAAGTTTTCACATCTGATATTCTCCACCCATTTGAATTGACCTATTGAAGTTTAAAAGGGTacataatttgattaaaatggaTGTTTGTAGTCATTAAAAGTGAAATGTCAGCTGTTTTATATTCCTATGTAATTATGCGAAGAAGGACGGGTTGTTTACTATGCAACCCAGACTTCATTTATTGTGGGTTCACTGTTACGAAGGAACTTTCCAGTTTTCCTGCTTATTTCATGTAACCTATCTAACCTATAAGTCTTTACAATTCAtggtaatattaatttattattttgtagaatgtttgctttaatatatataaaaaaggtaTTGTCTTAGGGCATTTTagggcttttattttatgtttttgtcctCTAtgctgattttatatatatatataagtggaatattattacagtttaaaaatcCCGTTTtctgttttgatatatatattttttaaattaaattttattcctgtgatggtaaagctgaattttcagcatcgttactccagtcttcagtcacatggatcacatgatcctttagaaatcattctaatatgctgatttggtgcttaagattataacatttcttatcaatgttgaaaacagttgtgctgtatTTTTGAGACAACTagaacattttttcaggattctttgatgaatagaaagttcaaaagaacagcatttatttgaaatgtaaatcttttgtaatattacaaatgtctttactcacttttgatcattttaacacacccttactgaataaaagcattaatttcttccgagaaaaaaaaaaaaaatggctgagctcaaacttttacatggtgtataCATGGGACTCCTGCTAGCAAAACCACTAGAGAGCCACTGCTCTATAGCCCTAAAGTCAAACTCCCAGTATCCGGCACAGAGACAGGCTTTGGTATCTGAATGTAATTTTGTATCCCTTCAAATAAAGATGATATACTTAACCTTGCCTCAACAAAGTAGAGACAtcttaaaatattaagcagtctTATAGGGTTTTTCTGGGTAAGTTTTAAGAGAGGAAGCGCATACGATAATTAAATGCCTTATGATCCTTTATAGATGAGTAGCTGCTATGTTGACAAAAGAGAATATTCAAGAGTATGTAAGTGCTGGTTGGCAAGTGTTGGAACCAAGGATAAGTGTTGCATCAGACACCACATTAAACAGTTTACACAACTCCGTGGTCCTCTGTAGGTAAAGCTGTTGAATTAATACACCATGAAACACTGATATGCTGGAATATTTATTAAGTTAATATATAGCACTATTTTGAAACATACatttggccaatcagatatagcaaaataaagtctTATACATTCCTCATGATTCACACATTCATTATGTACACATAGATCACAGTGTACGCATGCATCTGCATCAGAAATGTCAGACTTCCAGAAAGCAATTTCTATAATTCATGCTCAACTGAGATCATCTGTCACGCGGCTGTGAGTAATTACATTATATGACATTCATCAAGGTTGCTTATTGAAACATTTTTTCTGATTCTCATTTCTCAAGGCAAggggttttatttttttgaccaATATGTTCTGCTGTTATTCTACACTACATTAGAGGGTTTAGTTGTTTCTTCTGGACCTTTGGTGTCCACGCTGTCCTTCTTGCTGATCTCTTTGACCTGCTCTGTCTTCTCCAGAGGTTTAGCTTCTGTTTTGGTCGACGTCTCAGATTTTGCAGGCTTCACTTCATGTTCACCGCTGTCTGATTCTTTGTCTTTTGGTACAGTTTCTTCACTTTTAACATCTTTGCTGGTTCCACTGCCTTTTGTCACCACACTATCCTCCTCTTTGGCTTTTTCAGGTGTTTTCACTTTGCTTTCTTTAGTATCTTTTTGCTCTGGCTTTGCATCAGATTTTGTTTCCTTGGCTTTGGGGGCTTGATTACTCGGTGTTTCATCAACCTGTTTCTCTGCGACTTCAACGCTTGTTGTCACACTTTCCACACTGCTCTCACTTTTGCTGTCCTCCTCTTCCTTTGACTTTTCAGGTTGTGAATTTTCTTCCTTCACTTTTGAAAGGTCCTCTTGCgtcttttctgtttctttaggCAAAGCTGGTTCAACTTTTTCTGCTTTGACACTTTCTACACTGCTATCGCTTTTGCTGTCCTCCTGTTTCACTGATTTTTCAGGTTGTGATTTGTCTTGCATATCTTTTGAAAGGTCCTCTTGCgtcttttctgtttctttaggCGTAGCTTGTTCAGCTTTTTCTGTTTTGATGCTGTCTGCACTCTCACTTTTGCTGTCCTCCTCTTCCTTTGACTTTTCAGGTTGTGATTTGTCTTGCGTATCTTTTGAAAGGTCCTCTTGCgtcttttctgtttctttaggTGTAGCTTGTTCAACTTTTTCTGTtttgacgctgtctacactctCACTTTTACTGTCCTCCTGTTCCTTTGACTTTTCAGGTTGTGATTTGTCTTGTGTATCTTTTGAAAGGTCCTCTTGCgtcttttctgtttctttaggTGTAGCTTGTTCAACTTTTTCTGTTTTGACGCTGTCTGCACTCTCACTTTTGCTGTCCTCCTGTTCCTTTGACTTTTCAGGTTGTGATTTGTCTTGTGTATCTTTTGAAAGGTCCTCTTGCgtcttttctgtttctttaggCAAAGCTGGTTCAACTTTTTCTGCTTTGACACTTTCTACACTGCTATCGCTTTTGCTGTCCTCCTGTTTCACTGATTTTTCAGGTTGTGATTTGTCTTGCATATCTTTTGAAAGGTCCTCTTGCgtcttttctgtttctttaggTGTAGCTTGTTCAACTTTTTCTGTtttgacgctgtctacactctCACTTTTACTGTCCTCCTGTTCCTTTGACTTTTCAGGTTGTGATTTGTCTTGTGTATCTTTTGAAAGGTCCTCTTGCgtcttttctgtttctttaggTGTAGCTTGTTCAACTTTTTCTGTtttgacgctgtctacactctCACTTTTACTGTCCTCCTCTTCCTTTGACTTTTCAGGTTGTGATTTGTCTTGTGTATCTTTTGAAAGGTCCTCTTGCgtcttttctgtttctttaggTGTAGCTTGTTCAACTTTTTCTGTTTTGACGCTGTCTGCACTCTCACTTTTGCTGTCCTCCTGTTCCTTTGACTGTTCAGGTTGTGATTTTTCTTCCTTTACTTTTGAAAGGTCCTCTTGcatcttttctgtttctttaggCAAAGCTGGTTCAACTTTTTCTGCTTTGACACTTTCTACACTGCTATCGCTTTTGCTGTCCTCCTGTTTCACTGATTTTTCAGGTTGTGATTTGTCTTGCGTATCTTTTGAAAGGTCCTCTTGCgtcttttctgtttctttaggCGTAGCTTGTTCAGCTTTTTCTGTTTTGACGCTGTCTGCACTCTCACTTTTGCTGTCCTCCTCTTCCTTTGACTTTTCAGGTTGTGATTTTTCTTCCTTCACTTTTGAAAGGTCCCCTTGCgtcttttctgtttctttaggTGTAGCTTGTTCAACTTTTTCTGTTTTGACGCTGTCTGCACTCTCACTTTTGCTGTCCTCCTGTTCCTTTGACTTTTCAGGTTGTGATTTTTCTTCCTTTACTTTTGAAAGGTCCTCTTGcatcttttctgtttctttaggCAAAGCTGGTTCAACTTTTTCTGCTTTGACACTTTCTACACTGCTATCGCTTTTGCTGTCCTCCTGTTTCACTGATTTTTCAGGTTGTGATTTGTCTTGCGTATCTTTTGAAAGGTCCTCTTGCgtcttttctgtttctttaggCGTAGCTTGTTCAGCTTTTTCTGTTTTGACGCTGTCTGCACTCTCACTTTTGCTGTCCTCCTCTTCCTTTGACTTTTCAGGTTGTGATTTTTCTTCCTTCACTTTTGAAAGGTCCTCTTGCgtcttttctgtttctttaggCGTAGCTTGTTCAACTTTTTCTGTTTTGACGCTGTCTGCACTCTCACTTTTGCTGTCCTCCTCTTCCTTTGACTTTTCAGGTTGTGATTTGTCTTGCGTATCTTTTGAAAGGTCCTCTTGCgtcttttctgtttctttaggTGTAGCTTGTTCAACTTTTTCTGTtttgacgctgtctacactctCACTTTTGCTGTCCTCCTCTTCCTTTGACTTTTCAGGTTGTGATTTGTCTTGCATATCTTTTGAAAGGTCCTCTTGCGTCTTTTCTGTTACTTTAGGCGTAGCTTGTTCAGCTTTTTCTGTTTTGATGCTGTCTGCACTCTCACTTTTGCTGTCCTCCTCTTCCTTTGACTTTTCAGGTTGTGATTTTTCTTCCTTCACTTTTGAAAGGTCCTCTTGCTCTTTAACAGACTCCTCAGGTTTttgttccttttcttctttctttgaTTGAACCTCTTGCTTCTTCTCCACAGGTTTCTCTATTAGTTTGTTGTTATCCTCTTGGTCTTTTTCCATAGGTTTAGATTCTTTTGTTTCTTCCTTTACAGTAACAGTATGGTCTTTTTTTGCAGAGGTCTCCTCCTTTGTGTCCTCTCCAGTAGTCTGTTTTCCACTCTCAGCATGTTCAGCAGCTGCCTGTTTGTCAGGTTTGGGAATATCTTCCTCTACAGGTTGAACTGGAGttgtttctttctctttctctgcagGTTTTGTAGTTGCGGATTCTTGAGATGAGATTTCAGCAGCTTTGTGTTTATCATCTTCAGTTCCTGGAGAAGTTGCTTCCACAGTTTGTCCAGTTGGCTTAGTGTCTACTTCAGTTGTTGCTTCAGGA is a genomic window containing:
- the vdac2 gene encoding voltage-dependent anion-selective channel protein 2, with translation MAVPPTYADLGKSAKDIFNKGYGFGMVKLDVKTKSASGVEFKTSGSSNTDTSKVVGSLETKYKRSEYGLTFTEKWNTDNTLGTEITIEDQIAKGLKLTFDTTFSPNTGKKSGKVKTAYKREYVNLGCDVDFDFAGPTIHGAAVVGYEGWLAGYQMSFDTAKSKMTQNNFAVGYKTGDFQLHTNVNDGSEFGGSIYQKVSDKLETAVNLAWTAGNNSTRFGIAAKYQLDKDASISAKVNNTSLVGVGYTQTLRPGIKLTLSAMVDGKSINSGGHKLGLGLELEA